In a single window of the Anaerocolumna cellulosilytica genome:
- a CDS encoding PolC-type DNA polymerase III codes for MGMLFFEVFDQLMDLPKELEAMFREVLVEKVSVSRTRAEVKIYIQSNRLIQRPIVKKMEYQLKRQLFSLDSNCIILKENYVLSAQYTPEKLFDIYKDSILEEFRERSILEYNVFSLAEIRFEEYIMIFSCEENFLVRKVSVNIVRHLSEIFKERFNFAVTVRFEYYEPKKVAEEEEYEFIKSPSGNIEYASEPSVPLGEEMVAEASYRELEQGKELSAALTTVAKEVQDAGKSAKQKPAYDKSKYSYKKTIHDPDTIYGKGFEGETLPISEVQDEIGEVVIRGKIINVDSRELRNEKTIIIFTITDFTDSIQGKIFIKTEDAGELLGVLKKGRFIKLKGMALMDKYDREITIGSIVGIKTIPDFTTTRQDNSTEKRVELHAHTMMSDMDAVIDVKDLVKRAFMWGHKAVAITDHGVVQAFPEANHALSKKDVPESEWDRLKEFKVIYGVEAYLVDDLKEVVVNEKGQTLTDTFVVFDIETTGFGPVKDRIIEIGAVKVAGGKIIDKYSTFINPEIPIPYEIETLTGIKDDMVLDSPTIDVILPQFLAFCEGSVLVAHNASFDVSFITKKAEYLGLDTDFTVIDTVGLARILLPDLSRYKLNIVAKALGISLENHHRAVDDAGATAEIFVRFVEMLKEQEVSQIGQINAMSRLSADAVKKLPTYHAIILAQNNIGRENLYKLISLSHIEYYSKRPRIPKSVFLENREGLLIGSACEAGELYQAILREQPPEEINRLVDFYDYLEIQPLGNNDFMIRSDKININSKEELMDINRRIVKLGEEFNKPVVATCDVHFMDPEDEIYRRIIMAGKGFKDADEQAPLYYRTTEEMLEEFMYLGREKAHEVVIANTNKIADMIEKISPVRPDKCPPVIEDSDKTLREICYNKAHSVYGPNLPKQVEQRLEHELQSIISNGFAVMYIIAQKLVWKSNEDGYLVGSRGSVGSSFVATMSGITEVNPLAAHYYCTHCFYSDFDSEEVKAYSGSSGCDMPDKLCPGCGQPLSKDGHDIPFETFLGFNGDKEPDIDLNFSGEYQSKAHEYTEVIFGEGHTFRAGTIGTLADKTAYGYVLKYYEERDQHRRRAEIERIVAGCVGVRRTTGQHPGGIIVLPHGEEIYSFTPVQRPANDMSTKIITTHFDYHSIDHNLLKLDILGHDDPTMIRMLEDLTGVDAKTIRLDEEKVLSLFDNLSALKIKPEDIGGCDLGCLGVPEFGTDFVMQMLRDTKPKTFSDLVRISGLSHGTDVWLNNAQTLITEGKCTLATAICTRDDIMTYLIYQGVDSGLSFKIMESVRKGKGLTPDMEEAMLKEGIPDWYIWSCKRIKYMFPKAHAAAYVMMAFRIAYFKVYYPLAYYAAYFSIRASAFNYELMCLGRERLERYLADYKRRMNELSKKEQDVYKDMRIVQEMYARGFDFVPIDIYTAKAHHFQIIGDKLMPSLSTIDGLGDKAADAVVEAVKDGKFLSRDDFKSRCKVSSTVVDLMADLDLLGDMPISNQISLMDFLQ; via the coding sequence ATGGGAATGCTTTTTTTTGAAGTATTTGACCAGCTTATGGATTTACCAAAAGAGCTTGAAGCAATGTTTCGAGAGGTCTTGGTGGAAAAGGTTTCGGTATCCAGAACAAGGGCAGAAGTTAAGATATACATACAAAGCAATCGTTTAATTCAGAGACCTATCGTTAAAAAGATGGAATACCAGTTAAAAAGACAGTTGTTCTCCTTGGATTCTAATTGTATTATCTTAAAGGAAAACTATGTGCTGTCTGCTCAATATACGCCTGAAAAATTATTTGATATATATAAAGACAGTATCTTGGAGGAATTCAGAGAGAGAAGTATTCTTGAATATAATGTATTTTCCCTTGCGGAGATTAGATTTGAAGAGTATATAATGATATTTTCTTGTGAGGAAAACTTTTTGGTACGCAAAGTATCGGTAAATATTGTAAGACACTTGTCCGAGATTTTCAAAGAACGGTTTAACTTTGCGGTTACGGTGCGGTTTGAGTACTATGAGCCGAAAAAAGTGGCGGAAGAAGAGGAATATGAATTTATAAAATCTCCTTCCGGTAATATAGAATATGCCTCTGAGCCGTCGGTTCCCTTAGGAGAGGAGATGGTAGCGGAAGCCTCGTACAGAGAATTAGAACAGGGTAAAGAATTGTCAGCTGCATTAACTACGGTTGCAAAGGAAGTACAGGATGCGGGAAAGTCTGCAAAACAGAAACCAGCTTATGACAAATCCAAATACAGCTATAAAAAGACCATTCATGATCCGGATACCATATATGGCAAGGGCTTTGAGGGTGAAACATTACCCATCTCCGAGGTACAAGATGAAATCGGAGAGGTAGTAATAAGAGGAAAGATTATAAACGTAGATTCCAGAGAACTACGGAATGAGAAAACGATTATAATATTTACCATAACCGATTTTACAGACTCCATACAAGGAAAAATATTTATTAAAACAGAAGATGCAGGGGAACTTTTGGGTGTATTAAAAAAGGGGAGATTTATTAAATTAAAGGGAATGGCTTTAATGGATAAATACGACCGTGAAATTACCATAGGTTCTATTGTCGGTATAAAGACGATACCCGATTTTACTACCACGAGACAGGACAACAGTACAGAGAAAAGAGTAGAACTTCATGCCCATACCATGATGAGTGATATGGATGCAGTAATTGATGTTAAAGACTTAGTAAAACGTGCCTTTATGTGGGGGCATAAAGCAGTTGCTATTACTGACCATGGAGTGGTGCAAGCCTTTCCGGAAGCCAACCATGCCTTAAGTAAAAAAGACGTGCCGGAATCAGAATGGGACAGATTAAAGGAATTTAAGGTAATTTATGGTGTGGAAGCATATCTAGTGGATGATTTAAAGGAAGTCGTAGTTAATGAAAAAGGACAAACTCTTACGGACACTTTTGTCGTATTTGATATAGAAACCACAGGTTTTGGACCTGTAAAGGATAGGATAATAGAAATCGGTGCTGTTAAGGTAGCAGGTGGAAAGATTATTGATAAATACAGTACTTTTATCAATCCAGAGATTCCGATTCCATATGAAATAGAAACGTTGACCGGAATCAAGGATGACATGGTACTGGATTCCCCTACCATAGATGTAATCCTTCCACAATTTCTGGCATTCTGTGAGGGCAGCGTATTAGTAGCACATAATGCTTCCTTTGACGTAAGTTTTATAACCAAAAAGGCAGAATATCTGGGATTAGATACGGATTTTACAGTAATCGATACAGTGGGACTTGCCCGTATTTTGCTGCCGGATTTAAGCAGATACAAATTAAATATAGTAGCGAAGGCATTGGGGATATCCTTAGAAAACCATCACCGGGCAGTAGATGACGCCGGAGCAACAGCAGAAATATTTGTGCGATTTGTAGAAATGTTAAAGGAGCAAGAAGTCAGTCAGATAGGTCAGATTAATGCAATGAGTCGATTATCTGCGGATGCTGTTAAGAAACTACCAACCTATCATGCCATCATACTGGCGCAAAACAACATCGGAAGAGAGAATTTATATAAACTAATATCCCTATCCCATATAGAATATTATAGTAAAAGACCGCGTATCCCTAAAAGTGTTTTTTTGGAAAACCGTGAAGGACTGCTGATTGGTTCCGCCTGTGAAGCAGGAGAGCTATACCAGGCAATACTAAGGGAGCAGCCTCCGGAGGAAATTAATAGATTGGTGGATTTTTATGATTATCTGGAAATTCAACCTTTAGGGAATAATGATTTTATGATAAGAAGTGATAAGATCAATATCAATTCCAAAGAAGAACTTATGGACATTAACCGCCGGATTGTAAAACTGGGAGAAGAATTTAATAAGCCTGTAGTTGCAACCTGCGATGTACATTTTATGGATCCGGAGGATGAAATCTACCGCAGAATCATTATGGCAGGAAAAGGCTTTAAAGATGCAGATGAGCAGGCACCTCTATATTATCGTACCACAGAGGAAATGCTTGAAGAGTTTATGTATCTAGGCAGGGAAAAAGCCCATGAGGTGGTTATAGCTAATACGAATAAAATAGCAGATATGATTGAAAAAATATCTCCGGTTCGCCCCGACAAATGCCCTCCGGTAATTGAAGATTCTGATAAGACACTTCGTGAAATCTGTTATAATAAGGCACATTCCGTGTATGGGCCCAATTTACCAAAACAGGTAGAACAACGCTTGGAACATGAGTTACAATCCATTATCAGCAACGGATTTGCCGTTATGTATATTATTGCCCAGAAATTAGTTTGGAAATCCAATGAGGATGGATATCTAGTAGGTTCCAGAGGTTCTGTAGGGTCTTCTTTTGTAGCTACTATGTCAGGTATAACAGAAGTAAATCCTTTGGCGGCACATTATTATTGCACTCATTGCTTTTATTCCGATTTTGATTCAGAAGAGGTAAAAGCCTATTCCGGAAGCTCTGGGTGTGATATGCCAGATAAACTTTGTCCTGGATGCGGGCAGCCATTAAGTAAGGATGGTCATGATATTCCCTTTGAAACCTTCTTGGGGTTTAATGGTGATAAAGAGCCTGATATCGACTTAAACTTCTCGGGAGAATATCAAAGTAAAGCCCATGAGTATACAGAGGTAATCTTTGGAGAAGGCCATACATTTCGTGCCGGAACCATTGGTACCCTTGCTGATAAAACTGCTTACGGCTATGTCCTTAAGTATTATGAAGAAAGAGACCAGCATAGAAGAAGAGCAGAAATAGAACGTATCGTAGCCGGATGTGTTGGTGTCAGAAGAACAACGGGTCAGCATCCTGGCGGTATTATTGTACTTCCTCATGGTGAAGAGATTTATTCCTTTACTCCGGTTCAAAGACCGGCCAATGATATGAGTACAAAAATTATTACGACACATTTTGATTACCACTCAATTGACCATAATCTTCTTAAACTTGATATACTGGGACACGATGATCCAACCATGATTCGTATGCTAGAGGATTTGACCGGAGTGGATGCAAAGACCATACGGTTGGATGAAGAAAAGGTATTGTCACTTTTTGATAACTTAAGTGCATTAAAAATAAAGCCAGAAGATATAGGTGGCTGTGATTTGGGATGTCTTGGAGTACCTGAGTTTGGTACTGATTTCGTTATGCAAATGTTACGGGATACCAAGCCTAAGACATTTTCAGACCTGGTACGAATATCCGGACTTTCTCATGGTACGGATGTTTGGCTAAATAATGCCCAGACTTTAATTACTGAAGGTAAATGTACGCTGGCAACGGCAATCTGTACTCGAGATGATATTATGACCTATCTAATATACCAAGGGGTAGACAGTGGACTTTCCTTTAAAATTATGGAAAGCGTCCGTAAAGGAAAAGGACTTACGCCAGATATGGAAGAAGCTATGTTAAAAGAGGGAATTCCCGATTGGTATATCTGGTCCTGTAAACGGATTAAGTACATGTTCCCGAAAGCTCATGCAGCAGCTTATGTTATGATGGCCTTTCGAATAGCTTATTTTAAAGTATATTATCCATTGGCATACTATGCCGCTTATTTTAGTATTCGTGCATCTGCCTTTAATTATGAACTGATGTGTTTGGGCAGAGAACGGCTTGAGCGGTATTTAGCGGATTATAAAAGGCGTATGAATGAATTATCAAAGAAAGAACAGGATGTATATAAGGATATGAGAATCGTCCAGGAGATGTATGCCAGAGGATTTGATTTTGTGCCAATTGATATCTATACAGCGAAAGCACATCATTTTCAGATAATAGGAGATAAGTTGATGCCTTCTTTAAGTACCATAGATGGTCTGGGTGATAAAGCAGCGGATGCTGTGGTTGAAGCTGTTAAAGATGGAAAATTCCTTTCAAGAGATGATTTTAAGAGTCGTTGTAAGGTGAGTTCAACAGTTGTAGATTTAATGGCAGATTTGGATTTGTTAGGAGATATGCCTATTTCGAATCAAATATCTTTGATGGATTTTTTACAATAG
- a CDS encoding sensor histidine kinase, with the protein MNVYLLFVLVLTLFIIAYLISVLRHVRTQLTLIKDALEDIKNGNLNRRILAGESDMTKQICYGINEIAINSQSRFIQQKQSEQAYKRLMTSLSHDVKTPLASLVGYLEAIESNLVAGEEKDEYIHVASNKAQHLKHFVENLFEWVKLDSGEQIFHFEHYDLNELSRNIIADWVPILENSHFEYEFDIPETEYSMRIDANAYARILNNLLQNILTHSEGENMTLRIFENEQQAKIVITDNGKGISPDNLPHIFERMYQCDHSRSAKGNGLGLSITKELVSAHKGTITADSITGSGTTFTILLPKGAVK; encoded by the coding sequence ATGAATGTTTATCTGCTTTTTGTGTTGGTTCTTACCCTGTTTATTATAGCGTACCTTATTTCTGTTTTGCGGCATGTACGTACACAGCTTACACTGATAAAAGACGCGTTAGAAGATATAAAAAACGGGAATCTTAATCGAAGGATTTTGGCAGGTGAGAGTGATATGACCAAGCAAATTTGTTATGGTATAAACGAAATTGCTATCAACAGCCAATCACGGTTTATTCAGCAAAAACAATCAGAGCAGGCGTATAAACGGCTCATGACAAGTCTTTCCCATGATGTGAAAACGCCACTTGCTTCATTGGTTGGTTATTTGGAAGCCATTGAGAGTAACCTTGTTGCAGGAGAAGAAAAGGATGAATATATCCATGTTGCGTCTAATAAAGCCCAGCACTTAAAACATTTTGTAGAAAATCTGTTTGAATGGGTTAAATTGGATTCTGGGGAACAGATTTTTCATTTCGAGCATTATGATTTAAATGAGTTATCCCGTAATATTATAGCTGATTGGGTTCCTATTTTGGAAAACAGCCATTTTGAATATGAATTTGATATCCCTGAAACAGAGTATTCCATGCGCATAGATGCAAATGCATATGCCCGTATTCTTAATAATCTATTACAGAATATTCTTACCCACAGTGAGGGTGAGAATATGACACTGCGTATTTTTGAGAATGAACAGCAAGCCAAAATTGTAATAACAGATAACGGTAAAGGAATATCCCCTGATAATCTGCCTCATATTTTTGAAAGAATGTACCAATGCGACCACTCACGGTCTGCGAAAGGAAACGGGCTTGGGCTTTCTATTACCAAAGAGCTTGTCAGCGCCCATAAAGGCACGATTACAGCGGACAGCATTACCGGCTCCGGAACGACATTCACAATTCTATTGCCGAAAGGGGCTGTAAAATAA
- a CDS encoding response regulator transcription factor, whose product MKNRVLIIDDDKELSTLMKKCIEQENLSAIIAHGGVEGLRLAAENEDSNSLSLVILDVMMPDIDGFQVLKKIRETSNIPVLMLTAKSDEEDKVSGLRLGADDYLTKPFSINELMARVNSLIRRYTTLNPMTETDSECIILKGMVIDKTNRIVSINDTIVELTGKEFDLLFFLAANKGRIFTKKQIYTQVWEEEYAFDDNNIMSFISKLRKKIEPDPDCPFFILTIRGVGYRFNKEA is encoded by the coding sequence ATGAAAAATAGAGTTTTAATCATAGACGATGATAAAGAGCTTAGCACTCTTATGAAAAAGTGTATAGAGCAAGAGAATTTATCTGCTATTATTGCACATGGCGGCGTGGAAGGGCTTCGTCTGGCTGCTGAAAACGAAGATAGCAATTCTCTTTCTCTTGTAATCTTGGACGTAATGATGCCGGATATAGACGGTTTTCAAGTTCTGAAAAAAATTAGGGAAACAAGTAATATACCGGTGCTTATGCTCACCGCTAAAAGTGATGAGGAAGATAAAGTTTCCGGGCTTCGGCTTGGTGCAGATGATTACTTAACAAAACCATTCAGCATTAACGAGCTGATGGCTCGTGTCAACTCCCTTATCCGACGCTATACTACCTTAAATCCTATGACTGAAACAGATTCAGAGTGCATCATATTAAAAGGAATGGTTATTGATAAAACAAACCGCATAGTTAGTATAAATGATACTATCGTCGAGCTTACAGGGAAGGAATTTGACCTGCTTTTCTTTCTGGCAGCTAATAAAGGGCGTATATTTACCAAAAAACAAATATATACGCAGGTGTGGGAGGAAGAGTATGCTTTTGATGATAATAACATCATGTCCTTTATCAGTAAATTGCGGAAAAAGATTGAGCCAGACCCCGACTGTCCATTTTTTATTTTAACAATCCGGGGTGTAGGCTACCGCTTTAATAAGGAGGCGTGA
- a CDS encoding ABC transporter permease translates to MLKLIQTEFLKLRRRKLIWIMMLAAFVMPFFALLYFHYFGKTGVDPIQFYKWSAFGFTSLIILPFVLGMLCTILMHDENQSDMLKQLFIVPVSKMGYFFSKFFIVLLYSTCFMLITTVASVLFSVLPGYVTFEWGSVLFLLKKCLEIGILTAFAMLPILAVAASQKGYIIPVCMTLIYSFLCFFIMTANMYLHPLSSISVIIARNGDIPGLAFTQAINVPLAFLCIFVWDIAAVLLTNITLGKRK, encoded by the coding sequence TTGCTTAAACTCATTCAAACAGAATTTCTGAAACTGCGCCGCAGAAAGCTTATCTGGATTATGATGCTGGCAGCCTTCGTTATGCCGTTTTTTGCGCTCTTATATTTCCACTATTTCGGAAAAACAGGTGTTGACCCAATTCAGTTTTATAAATGGTCTGCGTTTGGGTTCACGTCTTTAATCATCCTGCCTTTCGTGTTGGGAATGCTCTGCACCATACTGATGCACGACGAAAACCAGAGCGATATGCTCAAACAGCTTTTTATTGTACCTGTCAGCAAAATGGGGTATTTTTTCAGCAAATTTTTTATCGTTTTGCTCTACTCCACTTGCTTCATGCTGATTACAACCGTTGCTTCCGTACTGTTCAGCGTACTTCCCGGATATGTCACATTTGAATGGGGAAGCGTACTGTTTCTGCTGAAAAAATGTTTGGAGATTGGTATTCTTACCGCCTTTGCCATGCTGCCGATTTTGGCAGTCGCAGCCTCGCAGAAGGGATATATTATCCCGGTCTGCATGACCTTGATTTATAGCTTTCTCTGCTTTTTTATCATGACTGCAAATATGTATCTGCACCCCTTGTCCAGTATATCAGTCATAATCGCAAGAAACGGAGATATTCCCGGTCTTGCATTTACACAAGCAATTAACGTTCCATTGGCGTTTCTCTGCATTTTTGTTTGGGATATTGCCGCAGTATTACTTACAAATATCACATTAGGGAAAAGAAAGTGA
- a CDS encoding transposase: MQINKNTNDNYTVRQLKLPLEIEKLINISDPVYTFCEVMDHIDLSKYFVEKGYRTGRPRCDEQKLLKVILFAFMEHGISSLREIEKLCRNDIRYLYLLDEMKAPSFATFGNLIRNELTDSIEQIFIDLNSYIFEKEHVDLEHTYIDGTKMEANANRYTWVWKKSCTKNRGKVYEKISTLIDAMNQEVLGYFGVKLDKRDEYAVEYVSELLEMYKNATNLVESTFVSGCGHRKSLPQKQYQELEGYLERLKTYAHHIEVCGDERNSYSKTDHDATFMRIKRDYMGNDQLLPAYNLQTAVCDEYIAVVDVKPYASDMECFVPLMEKFNEIYGHYPKYPVADAGYGSYNNYLYCEEHGMEKYMKFTMFKKETSDKKYHENPYRAVNFKRDENGNLICPNGKTFHFKSKQHVYKNKYSRTEEIYECKSCEGCQFKNDCCPKASKNRTIRMNQELTSIHQEVMTNLESIHGALLRMNRSIQAEGTFGILKWNKSYKRLFRRGEKNAILELTLISCGFNLYKYHNKKQRNKLAA, translated from the coding sequence ATGCAAATAAATAAAAACACCAATGATAATTATACAGTACGTCAGCTGAAATTACCATTGGAAATCGAAAAATTAATTAATATATCTGATCCAGTATACACGTTCTGTGAGGTGATGGATCACATCGACCTATCAAAATATTTTGTAGAGAAAGGCTACAGAACAGGTCGTCCAAGATGTGATGAACAGAAACTCCTTAAAGTGATACTCTTTGCCTTCATGGAGCACGGAATTAGTTCTCTGCGTGAAATAGAAAAACTCTGTAGGAATGATATACGATACCTGTATCTTCTTGATGAGATGAAGGCTCCTTCTTTTGCGACCTTTGGCAATCTTATACGCAATGAACTAACAGATTCCATAGAACAGATTTTTATTGACTTAAACAGTTACATTTTTGAAAAGGAGCATGTGGACCTGGAGCATACTTACATAGATGGAACAAAAATGGAAGCGAATGCCAACCGATATACCTGGGTATGGAAAAAGTCTTGTACAAAAAACCGAGGAAAGGTTTATGAAAAGATATCCACGCTAATTGATGCAATGAACCAGGAAGTATTAGGATATTTCGGTGTAAAACTTGATAAGAGAGATGAGTATGCTGTCGAATATGTATCTGAACTCTTGGAAATGTACAAGAATGCAACAAATCTGGTGGAATCCACGTTTGTATCTGGTTGTGGTCATAGAAAAAGCCTTCCGCAAAAACAATATCAGGAATTAGAGGGGTATCTAGAACGATTAAAGACATATGCACATCATATAGAAGTTTGTGGCGATGAAAGAAACAGTTATTCCAAAACCGATCACGATGCCACTTTTATGCGCATAAAACGGGATTATATGGGGAATGATCAGCTTCTCCCAGCGTACAATCTACAGACCGCTGTCTGTGATGAATATATAGCGGTAGTTGATGTAAAACCATATGCATCAGATATGGAATGCTTTGTTCCTTTGATGGAAAAATTCAATGAAATCTATGGTCATTATCCAAAGTATCCAGTTGCAGATGCAGGCTATGGTTCCTATAATAACTATCTTTACTGTGAAGAGCATGGGATGGAAAAATATATGAAATTTACCATGTTCAAAAAAGAAACATCCGATAAGAAGTATCATGAAAATCCATATCGCGCAGTCAACTTTAAAAGAGACGAGAATGGAAATTTAATATGCCCAAATGGAAAGACTTTTCACTTTAAAAGCAAACAACATGTCTATAAAAACAAATACAGCAGAACCGAAGAAATCTATGAATGCAAATCATGTGAAGGCTGCCAGTTTAAAAACGATTGTTGTCCTAAGGCAAGCAAAAATAGAACTATTCGAATGAATCAGGAATTAACATCAATACATCAAGAGGTAATGACAAATCTTGAATCAATACATGGCGCACTGTTGAGAATGAATCGTAGTATTCAAGCGGAAGGAACCTTTGGTATTTTAAAATGGAATAAATCCTACAAAAGATTATTTCGAAGAGGTGAGAAAAACGCAATTCTTGAACTCACACTGATTTCTTGTGGTTTTAATCTTTATAAATATCATAATAAAAAACAGAGAAACAAGTTGGCTGCTTAA
- a CDS encoding ABC transporter permease, which produces MQIYLWAERQKLRRSNIVWLAVFATVMVALIVFLGGQEVYDGSRYIDKAGWYMTMMQTWATFFVLPAVIALLGSYLICREEQDDTIKALRLIPINEVKLTAAKMMITFMFSVLIYLLLFVITFSVEAMLHFSDLSVGMVLDFLKAYFLEGLGVFLAISPIVALVAHMKKSYWLALVITEMYSFAGIFMSMSNTLQTYYPITAIFGISGYYEASTSRVFFSCLSLLFCGGLSVFILKSLKHSEKS; this is translated from the coding sequence ATGCAGATATACCTTTGGGCGGAACGTCAAAAGCTTCGCCGTTCCAATATAGTTTGGCTTGCCGTTTTTGCAACGGTTATGGTCGCACTCATTGTTTTTTTAGGGGGGCAGGAAGTGTATGACGGCTCCCGGTATATAGACAAGGCGGGCTGGTATATGACAATGATGCAGACATGGGCAACCTTTTTTGTTCTTCCTGCGGTCATTGCCCTCTTAGGCAGTTATCTGATTTGCCGGGAAGAACAGGACGACACGATAAAAGCTCTGCGGCTCATTCCGATAAATGAGGTGAAATTAACCGCTGCAAAGATGATGATTACGTTCATGTTCAGCGTATTGATCTACTTATTGCTTTTTGTCATCACATTTTCGGTTGAGGCCATGTTACATTTTTCTGATTTGTCGGTAGGAATGGTTTTAGATTTTCTAAAAGCATATTTTCTGGAAGGTTTAGGCGTATTTCTTGCCATCTCACCCATTGTTGCTTTGGTAGCTCATATGAAAAAAAGTTATTGGCTTGCGTTGGTAATCACTGAAATGTACTCTTTTGCCGGGATATTTATGAGTATGTCAAACACTTTACAAACTTACTATCCTATTACGGCGATATTTGGTATTTCCGGCTACTATGAGGCATCCACCAGCAGAGTATTTTTTAGCTGCCTTAGTCTGCTGTTTTGCGGCGGCCTTTCTGTTTTTATATTAAAGAGCCTAAAGCATAGTGAAAAAAGTTGA
- a CDS encoding ABC transporter ATP-binding protein, whose protein sequence is MNEFVIETKQLTKVYRDQTAVSSVNLHVKKGRIYGLLGRNGAGKTTIMKMILGLTSITSGEVDVFGKSIKGREKRVYPRVGAIIETPGFYPNLTGTENLEIFAKLRGTAAPHAVETALKVVGLSYKDKKLFSKYSLGMKQRLGIANAILHDPELLILDEPTNGLDPIGIAEVRDFIKNLSTTQGKTILISSHILSEIALLADDIGIIDHGVLLEESSMSELEKKNNKYILLQVSDVPKASLILEQQFGVKDYSVQDDHILRLYDTSLDMGEINKVLVIQNVTVISSQLCNDTLEDYFKKITGGEGIA, encoded by the coding sequence ATGAATGAGTTTGTGATTGAAACGAAACAGCTGACAAAAGTCTACAGAGATCAGACAGCCGTCAGCTCAGTCAATCTCCATGTAAAGAAAGGCCGGATTTACGGTCTGTTAGGACGCAACGGAGCCGGGAAAACAACGATTATGAAAATGATTTTAGGATTGACTTCCATCACTTCTGGTGAGGTAGATGTATTCGGAAAGAGTATCAAAGGCCGGGAAAAAAGAGTATATCCCCGTGTCGGTGCTATTATTGAAACACCGGGATTTTATCCGAATTTGACAGGAACGGAAAACCTGGAGATATTTGCAAAGCTGCGTGGTACAGCCGCCCCCCACGCAGTTGAAACCGCATTGAAAGTAGTAGGATTGTCTTATAAAGACAAAAAGCTGTTTAGTAAATATTCTCTTGGAATGAAGCAGCGTCTTGGTATTGCCAATGCTATTTTACATGACCCGGAACTGCTGATTCTGGACGAACCGACGAACGGCCTTGACCCCATCGGCATTGCAGAAGTAAGAGATTTTATTAAGAATTTGAGCACCACGCAAGGAAAGACAATTCTCATCTCCAGCCATATTCTTTCGGAAATTGCATTATTGGCCGATGATATTGGAATCATTGACCACGGTGTTCTTTTGGAGGAAAGCAGTATGAGCGAACTGGAAAAGAAGAATAACAAGTATATCCTGCTGCAAGTTTCCGATGTGCCAAAAGCCTCTCTCATTTTGGAGCAGCAATTTGGGGTCAAAGACTACTCTGTGCAGGACGATCATATACTGCGGCTTTATGATACTTCTCTGGATATGGGCGAAATCAATAAAGTCCTTGTGATACAGAATGTTACCGTTATCAGCTCTCAGCTCTGCAATGACACGTTAGAGGACTACTTCAAAAAAATCACAGGAGGGGAAGGCATTGCTTAA